One window of Neptuniibacter halophilus genomic DNA carries:
- a CDS encoding NAD-glutamate dehydrogenase, with the protein MEYIGLENKDSLLQALHQELRNRLAEKRAEELVEFASLYYASASAADLLEWQLEDLYGSTIACWQFIQQRKAEQAKVRVFNPDIEQHGWQSTHTIIEVLQEDMPFLVDSLRMELNRRNLTIHAIHNAVVCLKRDSEGGLVSLLRKDSRSRQAQRESMVAIEVDRHTDSEDLKELEQSLHGVLEDVSMVVQDFEPMVARCDHLTEVFASPVAGIEPSLVTEVHDFIRWLKEHFTFLGYDEYKLVEKDGKQSLEAIPGSQLGLLKFCDEHCRSALVSENNRDAGGFVLIPDILSFTKSVRPSSVHRPTYPDYISIKRYDEQGKVTGECRFLGLYTSNVYVQSSRQIPIVRRKVDAVMEKSGLHRYGHDWKELLQILEIHPRDDLFQVSIDELYQTVIGILQIHERRQIRLFMRRDHFGQFYSCLVYSPRDIYSTDFRNKVQSLLLEQLGCDQADFTTYFSESILTRTQFILRGENIQEAFDQTRLEALVRQAARSWSDDLRDALVEALGEEVGTSTFNRFGHGFPPSYSSDFSARTAVVDLQHMGCLNEQEPLQLSFYQALDREAGDFNLKLFSYGASLPLSDVIPILENLGLRVIDEHPYRINSKRESIWIHNFKLHYTGAAALEIELLKELFESAFMSIWQGRAASDDFNRLVLAARINWREVAMLRAYAAYMKQIRFPISQEAISATLNTHVEITALLVKLFQARFQPDSELQQKQQEQRLMESLDQVNSLNDDRVIRQYLILIKATMRTNFYQTCKGQPKPYYAYKLAPRKIPEIPLPRPEFEIFVFSPRVEGVHLRGGRVARGGLRWSDRLEDFRTEVLGLVKAQQVKNAVIVPVGAKGGFVAKLLHEGMSREEILEEGISCYKTFISGLLDLTDNLVDAQVVPPEQVVRHDDDDSYLVVAADKGTATFSDTANEIAKAYGFWLGDAFASGGSQGYDHKKMGITARGAWVSVQRHFREMGIHTERDPFTVVGIGDMSGDVFGNGMLLSNRIKLVAAFNHMHIFIDPEPDPEQSWQERQRLFNLPRSSWSDYDPALISEGGGVFERRVKSIRLTPQMKRLTGLRQDQVTPNEMIQALLRAEVDLIWNGGIGTYVKASDESDADIGDKANDGVRVNASELRCKVVGEGGNLGWSQKARMQYALLGGRINTDFIDNAGGVDCSDHEVNIKILLSQIVAAGDMTEKQRNQLLQQMTDAVAELVLRNNYRQVQAISMVEARSLESMAEFQRYISGMEGCGKLNRELEFLPSDEVLNERRGQQKGLTRPELSVLISYSKAELKETLSRSAVPDDPYLSKELYTAFPANLVRDYPQQLESHRLRREIVGTQIANHIVNIMGINFVDRLRVSTGADEVAITRAFVLAREIFALEAYWRQLEKLDHKVDSRLQIEMMHELQHMMRRATRWLVRNRRSELDIDKEVKRFSSALSKVTAKPESLLRGEPLQRWEKALSRYQEAGVPLRLAKMVAGARSLYAALGIIEVAGDAGVPVDKVAQIYFGLGERLELDWLAQRLNRLSVDNNWQALAREAFRDDLDWQQRAAVAGAIHGRVKGCSVDDVIDKWCDENRWLLQRWKTVLSELKSAKKQEYAMYTVALRELFDLAKSSQFSR; encoded by the coding sequence ATGGAATATATAGGTCTGGAGAACAAAGACAGCCTGCTGCAGGCGCTGCATCAGGAGCTGCGTAATCGTCTGGCCGAAAAGCGGGCCGAGGAGCTGGTTGAGTTTGCCTCTTTGTATTATGCCTCTGCATCGGCTGCGGATCTGCTGGAGTGGCAACTGGAAGATCTGTACGGCTCCACGATCGCCTGCTGGCAGTTTATTCAGCAACGTAAAGCAGAACAGGCCAAAGTCAGGGTTTTTAATCCTGATATCGAGCAGCACGGCTGGCAATCGACCCATACCATCATCGAAGTATTGCAGGAGGATATGCCGTTTCTGGTGGATTCCCTGAGGATGGAACTTAACCGCCGTAACCTGACGATACATGCCATCCATAATGCCGTGGTTTGCCTTAAACGGGATTCTGAGGGTGGGCTGGTTTCTCTGTTAAGGAAAGACAGCCGGTCGCGGCAGGCCCAGCGTGAATCGATGGTGGCCATCGAGGTGGATCGTCATACCGATAGCGAAGACCTTAAAGAGCTGGAGCAATCCCTGCATGGGGTGCTCGAAGATGTCTCCATGGTGGTGCAGGATTTTGAGCCGATGGTGGCCCGTTGTGACCATCTGACTGAGGTATTCGCCAGTCCGGTTGCAGGGATAGAGCCGTCACTGGTGACCGAAGTGCATGATTTTATCCGCTGGCTCAAGGAGCATTTTACTTTTCTCGGATACGATGAATATAAACTGGTTGAAAAGGACGGTAAACAATCGCTCGAAGCCATTCCGGGCAGCCAGTTAGGCTTACTTAAATTCTGTGATGAGCACTGCCGGTCGGCGCTGGTCAGTGAGAATAACCGCGACGCCGGGGGCTTTGTACTGATCCCGGATATCCTCTCCTTTACCAAGTCTGTCCGCCCCTCCAGTGTGCACCGCCCGACCTATCCGGACTACATCAGCATCAAACGCTACGATGAGCAGGGGAAGGTCACCGGTGAATGCCGTTTTCTCGGTCTCTATACCTCCAATGTTTATGTTCAGAGTTCGCGCCAGATACCGATCGTGAGGCGTAAAGTGGATGCGGTGATGGAGAAGTCCGGGCTGCATCGTTATGGCCATGACTGGAAAGAGTTACTGCAGATTCTTGAGATCCATCCGCGCGATGATCTGTTTCAGGTCAGTATCGACGAGTTGTATCAGACGGTGATTGGTATTCTGCAGATACATGAGCGGCGTCAGATCCGCCTGTTTATGCGACGTGATCACTTTGGTCAGTTCTATTCCTGTCTGGTGTATTCGCCCCGGGATATCTACAGCACGGATTTCCGCAACAAGGTACAGTCGCTTTTGCTGGAACAGCTGGGCTGTGATCAGGCGGACTTTACCACGTATTTTTCGGAATCTATCCTCACCCGAACCCAATTCATTCTGCGCGGCGAAAATATTCAGGAAGCGTTTGATCAGACCCGGCTGGAAGCGCTGGTGCGTCAGGCTGCCCGCAGCTGGAGCGACGATCTGCGCGATGCGCTGGTGGAGGCGCTGGGTGAAGAGGTCGGAACCTCGACCTTCAACCGTTTCGGACATGGTTTTCCGCCCAGTTACAGCTCAGATTTTTCGGCCCGCACAGCGGTGGTGGATCTGCAGCATATGGGATGCCTGAATGAACAGGAGCCGCTGCAACTGAGTTTTTATCAGGCGCTGGACCGGGAGGCGGGGGATTTTAACCTGAAGCTTTTCAGTTACGGTGCTTCGCTGCCGCTGTCAGATGTGATCCCTATTCTGGAAAACCTCGGACTCAGGGTGATCGATGAGCACCCCTACCGGATTAACAGTAAGCGGGAATCTATCTGGATTCACAATTTTAAACTGCACTATACCGGCGCGGCGGCCCTTGAAATTGAGTTGCTGAAAGAGCTTTTCGAAAGTGCCTTTATGAGTATCTGGCAGGGTCGGGCCGCCAGTGATGATTTTAATCGTCTGGTACTCGCGGCACGCATCAACTGGCGTGAGGTGGCGATGCTCAGAGCTTATGCCGCTTATATGAAGCAGATCCGTTTTCCGATCAGTCAGGAAGCGATCAGTGCGACACTGAATACGCATGTGGAGATCACTGCGCTGTTGGTGAAGCTGTTCCAGGCCCGTTTTCAGCCGGACAGCGAATTGCAGCAGAAACAGCAGGAACAGCGGCTGATGGAAAGTCTCGATCAGGTGAACAGCCTGAATGATGACCGGGTTATCAGGCAGTACCTGATTCTGATCAAGGCAACGATGCGGACTAATTTTTATCAGACCTGTAAGGGGCAGCCGAAGCCGTATTACGCGTATAAACTGGCGCCCCGTAAGATCCCGGAGATTCCTCTGCCGCGGCCTGAGTTTGAGATATTTGTCTTTTCACCCCGGGTAGAGGGGGTGCACCTGCGGGGCGGCCGTGTGGCCCGGGGTGGATTGCGCTGGTCTGACCGGCTGGAAGATTTCCGCACCGAGGTGCTGGGGCTGGTTAAGGCGCAGCAGGTGAAAAATGCAGTGATTGTGCCGGTAGGTGCTAAGGGTGGTTTTGTGGCCAAACTGCTGCACGAAGGGATGAGCCGGGAGGAGATCCTCGAAGAGGGAATCAGTTGCTATAAAACGTTTATCAGTGGTCTGCTGGATCTGACGGACAATCTGGTAGACGCACAGGTGGTACCACCTGAACAGGTGGTGCGTCACGATGATGATGACAGTTATCTGGTGGTGGCGGCAGACAAAGGCACAGCGACGTTCTCAGACACCGCCAATGAGATTGCTAAGGCTTATGGCTTCTGGCTGGGTGACGCATTCGCCTCGGGTGGCAGTCAGGGTTACGACCACAAGAAGATGGGTATTACAGCGCGCGGCGCCTGGGTTTCAGTGCAGCGTCATTTTCGTGAAATGGGCATCCATACGGAGCGCGACCCCTTCACAGTGGTGGGGATTGGCGATATGTCAGGGGATGTGTTTGGTAACGGAATGTTGTTATCGAACCGGATTAAGCTGGTGGCTGCATTTAACCATATGCATATCTTTATCGATCCGGAACCCGATCCGGAGCAGAGCTGGCAGGAGCGCCAGCGGCTGTTTAATCTGCCGCGCTCCTCATGGAGTGATTATGATCCGGCACTGATCTCTGAAGGGGGCGGAGTATTCGAGCGTCGGGTGAAATCGATCAGGCTGACCCCGCAAATGAAGCGTCTCACCGGTCTCAGGCAGGATCAGGTCACGCCCAATGAGATGATTCAGGCACTGTTGCGCGCCGAGGTGGATCTGATCTGGAACGGGGGGATTGGCACATACGTCAAAGCCAGTGATGAGAGTGATGCGGATATCGGTGATAAAGCCAATGACGGGGTGCGGGTAAATGCCAGTGAGCTGCGCTGCAAAGTCGTGGGTGAGGGCGGTAATCTTGGCTGGAGCCAGAAAGCGCGTATGCAATATGCACTGCTTGGCGGCCGTATTAATACCGACTTTATCGATAACGCAGGGGGGGTGGACTGTTCCGACCATGAGGTGAATATCAAAATTCTGCTCAGCCAGATTGTTGCAGCAGGGGATATGACGGAGAAACAGCGTAACCAGCTATTACAACAGATGACCGATGCTGTTGCAGAACTGGTGTTGCGTAATAACTATCGTCAGGTACAGGCGATCTCGATGGTTGAGGCGCGAAGCCTGGAGAGTATGGCCGAATTTCAGCGCTATATCAGTGGCATGGAGGGCTGCGGCAAGCTGAACCGGGAGCTGGAATTCCTGCCTTCCGATGAGGTGCTGAATGAGCGCCGGGGGCAGCAGAAAGGTCTGACCCGGCCAGAATTGTCGGTGCTGATCTCCTACAGTAAGGCCGAGCTGAAGGAGACCCTGAGTCGCTCGGCGGTTCCGGATGACCCCTATCTGTCAAAAGAGCTGTATACGGCTTTTCCTGCCAATCTGGTGCGTGATTATCCGCAGCAACTGGAATCCCATCGTCTGCGCCGGGAGATTGTGGGGACACAGATTGCCAACCATATAGTGAATATCATGGGGATCAATTTCGTTGACCGGTTGCGTGTCTCTACCGGTGCTGATGAAGTGGCAATTACCCGCGCGTTTGTACTGGCAAGGGAGATCTTTGCACTGGAAGCCTATTGGCGTCAGTTGGAAAAGCTGGATCATAAAGTTGATAGCCGCCTGCAGATAGAGATGATGCATGAGCTGCAACATATGATGCGTCGGGCAACACGATGGCTGGTGCGTAACCGGCGTTCAGAGCTGGATATCGACAAAGAGGTGAAGCGCTTCAGTTCGGCGCTGAGCAAAGTCACGGCAAAACCAGAGTCGTTGTTACGGGGGGAGCCGTTGCAGCGTTGGGAGAAAGCACTGAGCCGTTATCAGGAGGCGGGGGTGCCATTGCGCCTGGCAAAAATGGTGGCGGGAGCCCGCAGCCTGTATGCGGCACTGGGGATTATTGAAGTGGCAGGGGATGCCGGGGTACCGGTCGATAAAGTCGCACAAATCTACTTCGGTCTGGGGGAGCGGCTGGAGCTGGACTGGTTAGCACAACGCCTCAATCGGCTCAGTGTGGACAATAACTGGCAGGCACTGGCCCGTGAGGCATTTCGTGATGACCTTGACTGGCAGCAGCGAGCCGCAGTTGCAGGCGCGATTCACGGGCGAGTAAAAGGCTGTAGCGTTGATGATGTGATCGACAAGTGGTGTGATGAAAACCGCTGGCTGTTGCAGCGCTGGAAAACCGTATTATCCGAGTTGAAAAGTGCAAAAAAACAGGAATATGCGATGTATACTGTGGCGCTGAGAGAGTTATTCGATCTGGCTAAGTCCAGTCAGTTCAGTCGCTGA
- a CDS encoding DUF2835 domain-containing protein yields MKTIIVDLHISPEKYKLMYQGVAQSVITRAIDGRKVRFPANILQPFLLRDGIRGRFCIRFTDQGKYQSIEKIA; encoded by the coding sequence ATGAAGACGATTATTGTTGATCTGCATATCAGTCCGGAAAAATACAAGCTGATGTATCAGGGGGTGGCGCAAAGCGTCATCACCCGCGCCATTGACGGGCGCAAAGTCCGTTTTCCTGCCAATATTCTTCAGCCTTTTCTGCTGCGGGATGGTATACGGGGCCGCTTTTGTATCCGCTTTACGGATCAGGGCAAATATCAGTCTATCGAGAAGATAGCTTAA
- a CDS encoding quinone-dependent dihydroorotate dehydrogenase, giving the protein MLYSLTRSLMFQLDPELSHNVALHSMNLAAALGVNKLLGAESLSDPVRVMGINFPNRVGLAAGLDKNGIAVDGMAAMGFGFVEVGTVTPRPQAGNPKPRIFRLPEQQAIINRMGFNNDGVDTLLANLEKSRYKGVLGINIGKNKDTPNEQANDDYLYCLRKVYGRASYITVNVSSPNTPGLRTLQYGESLNSLLDALKAEQAKLAKYHDRYVPIAVKIAPDMTDEELALVAASLKAYEMDAVIATNTTLSRDGVEGLPYADEQGGLSGAPVRNKSTKVIRTLAQELDGALPIIGVGGITEGFDAAEKIEAGASLVQIYSGFIYRGPQLVTDSVKAIMQIPAS; this is encoded by the coding sequence ATGTTGTATTCACTGACGCGATCTCTGATGTTTCAGCTTGATCCGGAGCTTTCCCATAACGTAGCCCTGCATTCTATGAATCTGGCGGCTGCTCTGGGAGTTAACAAGCTGCTGGGCGCTGAAAGTCTGTCAGATCCGGTTCGGGTTATGGGAATCAACTTCCCTAACCGTGTAGGTCTGGCTGCAGGTCTGGATAAGAATGGCATCGCGGTGGATGGCATGGCCGCTATGGGGTTTGGCTTTGTTGAAGTGGGCACCGTGACACCAAGACCACAGGCCGGTAACCCGAAACCACGTATCTTCCGTCTGCCGGAGCAGCAGGCGATTATTAACCGCATGGGCTTCAATAATGACGGTGTGGATACGTTGCTGGCCAATCTGGAAAAGAGCCGCTACAAAGGTGTTCTGGGCATCAATATCGGAAAAAATAAAGATACGCCTAATGAGCAGGCAAACGACGATTATCTTTACTGCCTGCGTAAAGTCTATGGTCGTGCTTCCTACATTACGGTGAATGTGTCTTCACCGAACACGCCGGGGCTGCGAACCCTGCAATACGGTGAGTCTCTTAACAGTCTGCTGGATGCCCTGAAAGCAGAGCAGGCTAAGCTGGCTAAATACCATGATCGTTATGTGCCGATTGCCGTGAAGATTGCACCGGATATGACGGATGAGGAACTGGCGCTGGTGGCAGCTTCCCTGAAGGCCTACGAGATGGATGCGGTGATCGCAACTAATACCACGCTATCCCGCGACGGAGTAGAAGGCCTGCCTTATGCCGACGAGCAGGGCGGCCTGTCCGGTGCGCCGGTACGCAATAAATCGACTAAAGTGATTCGCACTCTGGCGCAGGAGCTCGATGGTGCGTTGCCTATTATTGGTGTGGGCGGAATTACCGAAGGTTTTGATGCGGCCGAGAAAATTGAAGCGGGCGCCAGTCTGGTTCAGATCTACTCGGGTTTCATCTATCGGGGGCCACAGTTGGTAACCGATTCAGTGAAAGCCATTATGCAGATTCCGGCGAGCTGA
- the rmf gene encoding ribosome modulation factor, whose translation MKRQKRDRTSTLFNRGFQAGLSGKSRDNCPVNTSDLRSHWMSGWRQGREAHWNGMDGVSAIQSDPALH comes from the coding sequence ATGAAGAGACAAAAGCGTGATCGTACCAGCACACTTTTCAACCGCGGCTTTCAGGCCGGACTAAGTGGAAAATCCCGGGACAACTGCCCAGTTAACACATCAGATCTCAGAAGCCACTGGATGAGTGGCTGGCGCCAGGGGCGAGAGGCGCACTGGAATGGTATGGACGGTGTTTCTGCCATTCAATCCGATCCAGCACTTCACTGA